A genomic stretch from Pochonia chlamydosporia 170 chromosome 4, whole genome shotgun sequence includes:
- a CDS encoding rhodanese-like protein (similar to Metarhizium robertsii ARSEF 23 XP_007821120.1) gives MTTIANLRRMSAKSLSEKILAEKDSADTSYAVIDVRDDDHIGGHIKGSTNIPSIQLDAMMPTLVRKLKDKKAVIFHCALSQQRGPSAALKYLREKDGLLKSLGEESAGSGQEVFVLDRGFVGWQQVYGDDERLTEAYVKDLWENY, from the exons ATGACCACCATTGCCAATCTGCGGCGCATGTCCGCTAAATCACTCTCCGAAAAGATTCTAGCTGAGAAGGACTCGGCCGACACGTCTTATGCCGTTATCGACGTGCGAGATGACG ACCACATTGGCGGCCACATCAAAGGCTCCACCAACATTCCCTCCATCCAGCTCGATGCCATGATGCCCACTCTAGTtcgcaagctcaaggacaaAAAGGCCGTCATTTTTCACTGCGCACTCAGTCAGCAGCGTGGGCCGAGCGCTGCGCTCAAATATCTCCGAGAGAAGGATGGTCTGCTGAAGAGTCTTGGCGAGGAGAGTGCGGGTTCGGGGCAGGAGGTGTTCGTTTTGGATCGCGGCTTTGTTGGGTGGCAGCAGGTTTATGGGGATGATGAACGGCTGACGGAGGCGTATGTGAAGGATCTTTGGGAGAATTACTGA
- a CDS encoding GMP synthase (similar to Aspergillus terreus NIH2624 XP_001217726.1) — MTVDVNEAKAPHQLFDTVLVLDHGSQYSHLILRRLRDMGIYCELIACDVPFSEIPFKPKGIILSGGPASVYDAEAPHADPAYFEQTEIPLLGICFGNQSIAWRLDPENVIRSDHREYGSAEIRIHRINERVDKLFSGCGDEMQVWMSHSDKLSRLPKGFATIAETSNSPFAGIASLEHNVFGVQFHPEVNNTPLGGKVLQNFAVNICGCKANWTMSNFVDQEIARVRKLVGETSQVIGAVSGGVDSTVAAQLLKTAIGDRFHAVLIDTGLLRLDESQQVKETLQKHLGINLTVVDASDRFLKALSGVTDPERKRKIIGNLFIDLFEEEAIRIEKQAENTPNEGPVRFFLQGTLYPDVIESISFKGPSTTIKTHHNVGGLPARMMNGEAKLQLIEPLRELFKDEVRAMGRQLGIHEELVMRHPFPGPGIAIRIIGEVTPERVAIARMADNIFISEIRKAGIYNEMAQAYAGLDTNKAVGVMGDNRSYGYIVILRAIVTTDFMTGEPYEFSFSLLKKVLAVPDPRLLWPPPAPMPGYTVQDLEWEVEVFPGEFHNFTGTVQDVHRQATQLNPRWAETLLKRQPTEASTIHARGGHKPTGAWIRTDCKPPFGWKPGRARKAFEGMDYLERLHGSPVSGPGPGLCGRVSCSWDTAIWWCNDARVSKTLESWKWIVSGAQQIIKNCRDGDKVLGQSFNYEQFNVIIREDRVNC, encoded by the exons ATGACCGTCGACGTCAATGAGGCAAAAGCGCCTCACCAGCTCTTTGAT ACAGTCCTGGTTCTTGACCATG GCTCGCAATACAGCCACCTGATCTTGAG ACGACTTCGTGATATGGGCATTTATTGCGAATTAATAGCCTGCGATGTTCCCTTTTCCGAGATTCCCTTTAAGCCCAAGGGAATcatcttgtctggtg GCCCTGCTTCTGTCTACGATGCTGAGGCTCCTC ATGCCGATCCCGCCTACTTTGAACAGACTGAAATTCCCCTGCTTGGTATCTGCTTTGGTAACCAGTCTATTGCTTGGAGACTCGACCCCGAGAATGTTATCCGCAGTGACCACAGAGAGTACGGATCGGCT GAAATCAGAATTCACCGTATTAATGAGAGAGtggacaagctcttcagtGGCTGCGGGGATGAAATGCAAG TGTGGATGTCTCACAGTGATAAGCTGAGTCGTCTTCCCAAGGGCTTCGCCACCATTGCCGAGACTTCCAACTCTCCGTTTGCCGGAATTGCCAGCTTGGAGCACAACGTTTTCG GCGTCCAATTTCACCCTGAAGTAAACAACACCCCCCTTGGTGGAAAGGTTCTCCAAAACTTCGCCGTCAACATCTGTGGCTGCAAGGCAAACTGGACAATGTCCAACTTTGTCGACCAGGAGATTGCCAGAGTTCGCAAACTCGTCGGCGAGACCTCACAGGTCATTGGAGCTGTCAGCGGAG GCGTCGACTCTACTGTGGCTGCCCAACTTCTCAAGACTGCTATTGGAGATCGTTTCCACGCCGTCCTCATTGATACGGGACTCTTGCGCTTGGATGAATCCCAGCAGGTTAAAGAAACTCTCCAGAAGCATCTCGGTATTAACTTGACCGTGGTCGATGCCTCTGATCgcttcctcaaggctctttcCGGCGTGACAGACCCAGAG CGCAAGCGAAAAATCATTGGCAACTTGTTCATTGACCtctttgaggaggaggccaTCCGAATTGAAAAGCAGGCCGAAAACACCCCTAATGAAGGGCCCGTTAGATTTTTCCTTCAGGGGACTTTGTATCCCGATGTCAT CGAGTCGATTAGTTTCAAGGGCCCGAGCACGACCATCAAGA CCCACCACAATGTTGGAGGTCTTCCCGCGCGCATGATGAACGGA GAGGCAAAATTGCAGCTCATTGAGCCGTTGAGAGAATTG TTCAAAGATGAAGTCAGAGCTATGGGAAGACAATTGGGAATTCACG AGGAGCTTGTCATGCGTCATCCGTTCCCTGGTCCAG GCATTGCCATCCGCATTATCGGCGAGGTGACTCCTGAGcgtgttgccattgcccGCATGGCcgacaacatcttcatctctgAGATCAGAAAGGCCGGTATCTATAACGAG ATGGCCCAAGCCTATGCAGGTCTTGACACCAACAAAG CCGTTGGAGTCATGGGAGATAACCGCTCATATG GTTACATTGTCATTCTCCGCGCCATTGTCACCACTGACTTTATGACTGGAGAACCATATGAGTTCAGCTTCTCACTCCTTAAAAAG GTCCTAGCAGTCCCGGATCCCAGACTCCTCTGGCCGCCTCCTGCCCCCATGCCAGGCTACACCGTCCAAGATCTAGAATGGGAAGTCGAAGTCTTCCCCGGAGAATTCCACAACTTCACCGGCACCGTACAGGACGTGCATCGCCAAGCGACCCAACTCAATCCCCGTTGGGCTGAGACGCTCCTCAAGCGACAACCCACAGAGGCCAGCACCATACACGCCCGAGGGGGCCACAAGCCCACTGGTGCTTGGATCCGGACCGATTGCAAACCCCCATTTGGCTGGAAGCCCGGCAGGGCTCGCAAAGCGTTTGAAGGAATGGATTATCTGGAGCGGCTGCATGGCTCACCCGTGAGCggacctggacctggttTGTGCGGCCGCGTGAGCTGCTCTTGGGACACGGCAATCTGGTGGTGCAATGAT GCTCGTGTGTCTAAAACGCTCGAATCATGGAAGTGGATAGTGTCTGGCGCTCAACAAATTATTAAAAACTGCCGTGATGGGGACAAGGTGCTGGGCCAGTCTTTCAACTATGAGCAATTCAATGTAATTATTCGGGAGGATAGGGTGAATTGCTAA
- a CDS encoding glycoside hydrolase family 76 (similar to Trichoderma reesei QM6a XP_006962175.1) has translation MKFMRSLSAATVAVSGATAPNALKVTSQISIRNVAATIAYETMVYYKGNTTDPTSREFGNVQKPYYWWVAGALWGALLDYYHYTSDPSYNGVIIQALLAPTNLGADNYQPPEHADEEGNDDLFFWGSAVLSAAERNFPQPNSELPSWLDISDNIFNELVGRWDTQHCGGGLFWQISPDNPNGMTYKNSVSNGGFFQLSARLARATGNKNDTYLNWAEKIWDWTAEMGILDNSTYRVYDGASIDTNCKGVTQKSFSYTTGIFLYGAAVMTNVTGDEKWLQRTQKLLDQAGAHFFTDDKIMYEPACEPKKTCNYDMITFKGYLSRFMWQTALMLPSLRDKVDSLMIPTAQAASSICTGGKDGRQCGMKWYTGSFDYATLGGQMGALEAVQGLLSHGSAAPLEGNDIEWVKKASFKPIDPYSEIASTQTSSTVVVTSTPSPTTTTSTTAKPSSTTKHKNVATPTGCADNKFAGVVVAGLVAWGMT, from the coding sequence ATGAAGTTCATGAGAAGTTTGTCGGCTGCTACTGTAGCAGTGAGCGGTGCAACTGCTCCAAATGCTCTCAAAGTCACCAGCCAGATTTCTATAAGAAATGTTGCCGCCACAATTGCCTACGAAACCATGGTTTACTACAAAGGCAACACGACCGATCCTACGTCAAGGGAATTTGGAAACGTCCAAAAGCCATATTACTGGTGGGTTGCGGGTGCTCTTTGGGGAGCCCTTCTCGACTACTACCATTATACGTCCGACCCGAGCTACAATGGAGTAATTATCCAAGCATTGCTCGCACCGACTAATCTCGGTGCTGATAATTACCAACCCCCCGAACATGCCGACGAAGAAGGAAACGACGATCTGTTCTTCTGGGGTTCAGCAGTGCTATCTGCCGCTGAGCGAAACTTCCCTCAGCCAAATTCCGAGCTCCCGTCATGGCTCGACATCTCTGATAATATCTTTAACGAACTCGTTGGGCGCTGGGATACACAGCAttgtggcggcggcctcTTCTGGCAGATCTCACCTGATAACCCAAATGGCATGACTTATAAGAACTCCGTTAGCAATGGTGGGTTCTTCCAGCTTTCTGCCCGGTTGGCTCGCGCGACAGGAAACAAAAACGACACTTACCTCAACTGGGCTGAGAAGATTTGGGACTGGACAGCTGAGATGGGTATTCTTGATAACAGCACGTACCGTGTCTACGATGGCGCCAGCATTGACACCAACTGCAAGGGCGTCACTCAAAAGTCCTTTTCCTACACCACGGGCATCTTCTTGTACGGTGCTGCCGTCATGACCAATGTCACCGGTGATGAGAAGTGGCTTCAAAGGACCCAAAAGCTCCTCGACCAGGCTGGTGCTCACTTCTTCACTGATGATAAAATCATGTACGAGCCGGCATGTGAGCCGAAGAAGACGTGCAACTATGACATGATTACCTTTAAAGGCTATCTTTCCCGCTTCATGTGGCAGACGGCACTCATGTTGCCCTCGCTCCGCGACAAAGTCGACTCATTGATGATTCCGACCGCGCAAGCCGCTTCTTCTATTTGCACGGGTGGAAAGGACGGTCGACAGTGCGGCATGAAGTGGTATACTGGATCGTTCGACTATGCCACCCTTGGCGGACAGATGGGTGCGCTTGAAGCCGTTCAAGGTCTGCTTAGCCACGGGTCCGCTGCTCCTCTCGAGGGTAATGATATTGAGTGGGTTAAAAAGGCTAGTTTTAAGCCCATTGACCCTTATTCTGAAATCGCTTCCACTCAGACTAGTTCTACGGTTGTTGTCACCTCTACGCCTTCACCTACGAcgacaacttcaacaactgctAAGCCTTCGAGTACGACGAAACACAAAAATGTGGCAACGCCAACTGGCTGCGCTGATAATAAGTTTGCAGGAGTTGTTGTGGCGGGCTTGGTTGCTTGGGGAATGACATAG
- a CDS encoding SAGA complex component (similar to Coccidioides immitis RS XP_001240751.1): MGVIRKKTVTRGEGGVKYVCDVCSSDITSTVRIRCADQACSDFDLCVSCFAKGESRNAHDPATHEFRVIEQNSFPIFEREWGADEELLLLEGAEIYGLGSWADIADHIGGFRERDEVRDHYLETYVDSPNFPLPKRCRPQDCELANEISREEFQAQKKRRIEDRREKSKSAPALQPKTKPTASVPSCHEIQGFMPGRLEFETEYANEAEEAVQHMQFDPGDGVNPRTGELEPEMELKLTVMEIYNCRLTQRVERKKVIFEHDLLEYRENTKIEKKRSKDEKDMLQKAKPFARIMNHKDFEDFNQGIVDEQNLRQAIAQLQEWRNLKIGDLRSGEKYESEKAARIQKAIPLGSMDRERLATSQRSKQQPAPDPPSGASLLVAPELAIRPAQTNGESVGDNGKPLANGHTTNGVNGVNGVNGHASSRTKYAPQPISGVQPLQLNQDTAADLHLLTPDEAKLCEIVRLQPKPYLMIKEQILKEALKTNGTLKKKQAKEICRLDSQKGARIFDFFINAGWLGKA, encoded by the exons ATGGGTGTCATTCGTAAAAAGACCGTCACCCGGGGTGAGGGAGGTGTAAAATATGTTTGCGACGTTTGCTCATCAGATATCACATCCACG GTTCGCATTAGGTGTGCAGACCAAGCATGCTCCGATTTCGATTTGTGCGTCTCCTGCTTCGCCAAAGGAGAGTCTCGCAATGCTCACGATCCGGCCACGCATGAATTCCGGGTAATTGAACAGAATTCATTCCCCATCTTTGAGCGCGAATGGGGCGCCGACGAAGAACTACTCTTGCTGGAAGGCGCCGAGATATATGGCCTTGGATCATGGGCCGACATCGCAGACCACATCGGCGGCTTTCGAGAGAGGGACGAGGTTCGCGACCACTATCTCGAGACCTATGTTGACTCGCCCAATTTCCCTCTGCCGAAGAGATGCAGGCCGCAAGATTGCGAACTAGCCAATGAAATTTCCCGAGAGGAATTCCaagcccaaaagaagagaagaattGAAGACCGGCGAGAAAAGTCCAAGAGCGCACCTGCTCTGCAACCGAAAACCAAGCCGACTGCCAGTGTACCAAGCTGTCACGAAATCCAAGGCTTTATGCCCGGCCGTCTCGAGTTTGAAACCGAATATGCGAACGAGGCAGAAGAGGCGGTGCAGCACATGCAGTTCGACCCGGGTGATGGCGTGAACCCACGGACTGGGGAGCTTGAGCCAGAAATGGAGCTCAAACTCACTGTGATGGAGATTTATAATTGCCGATTGACCCAACGTGTGGAACGAAAAAAGGTCATATTCGAACACGACTTGTTAGAGTATAgagaaaacaccaagattGAGAAAAAGCGGTCAAAGGACGAGAAGGACATGCTGCAAAAAGCCAAACCATTCGCGAGGATAATGAATCACAAGGATTTCGAAGATTTCAATCAAGGCATTGTCGACGAGCAGAACCTTCGACAAGCTATTGCACAGCTGCAAGAGTGGCGTAATCTGAAGATTGGGGACTTGCGGAGTGGAGAAAAGTATGAGTCTGAGAAGGCTGCACGAATACAGAAGGCCATCCCCCTGGGTTCCATGGACAGAGAAAGACTTGCCACCAGTCAGCGATCGAAACAACAACCCGCGCCCGATCCGCCCAGCGGCGCCTCCCTTCTCGTTGCCCCGGAACTCGCCATTCGCCCAGCGCAAACCAATGGTGAGAGCGTCGGTGACAACGGTAAACCACTCGCCAATGGCCACACCACGAATGGAGTGAATGGTGTGAATGGGGTCAACGGCCACGCCTCAAGTAGAACCAAATATGCACCACAGCCGATTTCCGGGGTTCAGCCTCTGCAACTGAACCAAGATACTGCCGCGGACCTGCACCTATTGACACCTGACGAGGCCAAGCTGTGTGAAATTGTTCGATTACAGCCTAAGCCCTACTTGATGATCAAAGAGCAGATTCTGAAGGAAGCGCTGAAAACTAACGGAacgctgaagaagaagcaagccaaggAAATCTGCAGATTAGATTCACAGAAGGGGGCTAGGATATTTGACTTTTTCATCAATGCTGGATGGCTGGGTAAGGCGTAA
- a CDS encoding transposase (similar to Metarhizium robertsii ARSEF 23 XP_007816589.2), with product MQSVEARIQEAIEHLSDNPGAKVATVAKQFGVPRNRLRMRLKGGKPRTEVKPANKKLPEPEEQAICNYIDRLDRINLALQRKLNSDRQASENLERVNEYFFKLHEVIQTNGIPPEDTWNMDETGFRIGIGRDQLVVTKRKRAYYFSMPENRESATAIEAISAGGQYIPAFPILAGTLHMAQWYQQKELDPCTAIYTSASGYSNDEISLEWLKHVDRYTAKKVAGSKRLLILDGHGSHYTIEFITYLFQPLKHYHAKALDLIVRDGLVNISKLEFLAVIEGTGTVPFNPLLVLQALKERVVEKEADRTPSPPPAASSSQFLTPLTLRQINKVADRIEDTLKGSDINLSPGLTHNISRFIRGSLINATELVQGNEEYFLQSGGVLTVAGGRRMVVQREEDLLAKARRVVEAAELRAQKARKKVFSDAAKEARKWRLTGKLNPGEVYETGFQLRLLKRF from the exons ATGCAATCAGTCGAGGCACGTATTCAGGAAGCTATTGAGCACCTGTCAGATAATCCTGGTGCCAAAGTGGCCACGGTGGCCAAGCAATTTGGCGTGCCTCGGAACCGCTTGCGGATGCGCCTCAAAGGTGGAAAGCCGAGGACTGAAGTCAAACCagccaacaagaagctcccCGAGCCTGAAGAACAGGCCATTTGTAACTACATTGACCGGTTAGACCGAATCAACCTTGCT TTGCAGAGGAAGCTTAATTCTGACCGCCAAGCTTCTGAGAACCTAGAACGGGTCAACGAATACTTTTTTAAGCTTCATGAGGTCATCCAAACAAATGGTATCCCGCCGGAGGATACCTGGAACATGGACGAAACTGGTTTCCGTATTGGCATTGGGAGGGATCAGTTAGTTGTGACTAAACGGAAGCGGGCCTATTACTTCAGCATGCCTGAGAATAGAGAGTCGGCTACAGCAATTGAAGCTATCTCGGCTGGTGGGCAGTATATTCCCGCCTTCCCTATATTGGCAGGGACGCTTCACATGGCGCAATGGTATCAGCAAAAGGAACTTGACCCTTGTACAGCCATCTACACTTCCGCTTCAGGATACTCGAACGATGAGATAAGCCTGGAATGGCTGAAGCATGTTGACCGCTACACTGCAAAGAAAGTGGCCGGCAGTAAACGACTCCTTATCCTTGATGGCCACGGCTCACACTATACAATCGAATTCATCACATATT TATTTCAGCCATTGAAGCACTACCACGCAAAGGCTTTGGACCTTATTGTACGAGACGGCCTTGTTAACATCTCTAAGCTTGAGTTCTTAGCCGTTATTGAGGGA ACCGGCACTGTGCCCTTCAATCCACTGCTTGTCTTGCAAGCCTTGAAGGAGCGGGTTGTAGAGAAGGAAGCTGACCGGACGCCAAGCCCTCCACCTGCAGCATCTTCTTCGCAGTTCTTAACACCATTGACGCTACGACAAATCAACAAGGTTGCTGATCGAATTGAAGATACCCTGAAGGGCTCAGATATTAACCTAAGTCCTGGCCTCACCCATAATATTAGCCGTTTTATTAGGGGTTCCCTGATTAATGCTACGGAGTTGGTTCAA GGCAATGAAGAATACTTCCTGCAATCAGGAGGGGTATTGACAGTCGCCGGGGGCAGGCGTATGGTGGTCCAACGGGAGGAAGACCTTCTAGCCAAGGCTAGAAGGGTGGTAGAGGCTGCGGAGTTGAGAGCACAAAAAGCCCGCAAGAAGGTCTTTTCAGATGCTGCAAAAGAGGCTAGGAAATGGCGATTGACAGGAAAACTCAATCCCGGCGAAGTATACGAAACTGGCTTCCagttgaggttgttgaagaggtTCTAG
- a CDS encoding ankyrin repeat-containing protein (similar to Glarea lozoyensis ATCC 20868 XP_008079908.1), with protein sequence MAISITIEEWERWRNAIHTFYILDNLPLLGPSGVIETMKLRYNFHASKRQYEYRLQQWGFEKNMPGWYYPIVATKLGKRKLAGEESNVYWRDELVPAAKIRKESSRHGYMTTLERVYKAQENANAGQSPKTPPGVQICTAPPYFSYRKVLQDLPILQLLRSMNFNFNSPLPFESSVSTLSPILCGRIINAASALIPISAFNQELPGSSITVDNIQQNTSIQILKAVAYATSNNFPTNCNRTEIYKLFKGLGTISPKVFQLLQASSNQALLQGLFRLSIEEEDVFLASTLLNAGADPNENVCMHEECPIPLRPLQYSCLVGNFELVKELLRVTALIDRSECGWSCSPVLFAINGCFKGLWESPLTEEAAGQSVGTSTTDSTDSGNDDNDDNDDVVTASTPNDGGGETQVRALIMLIRELLNAGADINAIAADLDDAEYSLKEWRDEAELDWSMHPLIYEKHSALTLGSSFRCPELVDFLISNGADVGFHIKGNRSALRECLCNLSEYHLIWENISLLLEDRLEDPDHPGDLPGVVETAKSLIMAQVDVNDHEPCDLGAECDEHDYLECYSAFDLGMLTQDEDLIDALWTAGAKPTSHSLDIAIKAGDFDLFRQLLDSEALFPEWAITSKEWEDTEFRRTESRNATEVQKRRAMILVAIRLGECGSLERLIQSHDCSNIVKDCTALQEAIGVCCQRGYHDTLVCLLQSNILPRVSAGTIFGSSIALALSRGDLGMVDVLLAAGADVNKPIQDEDDRRTALEIGIKNKTTKYVQKLLDHGANIESPTEGNLLVKAIDCGDHDMTQLLMAYATPDGVGTCRYWFAHAESCGWYCPLAAAICNKQWPLVDQLLQYGPSLNPKCRSSRVRKPCMTPLWASVYRKNMAITQLLLQRGAEVNDELALIAASEDKDSMFLRLLVEKLSADKNSEKSNTLHVALHMAMSHGHLNNFHLILHSGMVDVHALSNGKTLLHFAIHFATVHGHQFLRRLLEAGVSPDSITHDDQLGPLTALLVAIDKGDSQCVRIILETQARTNREWPPEMACSPLQLASFKGDLEKVRILLCHGQDPDIVSSCTWPYKWYSNSLKTHHRIGTCVQNATMEKDCEILKLLLRHGANPNLTTTHCPHTALQIACRDGSLELVELLLEYGAKVNLAPAKEFGATALQFAAIGGFLGIAHLLLEKGAEVNAAPAEVKGRTALEGAAEHGRIDMVQLLVNAGADISELGQGQYERALHRASMNGHTATGRLLRSFLS encoded by the exons ATGGCGATTTCTATTACCATTGAGGAGTGGGAGCGGTGGAGGAACGCAATCCACACCTTTTACATCCTTGATAACCTCCCCTTGCTCGGGCCATCGGGAGTAATTGAAACGATGAAATTACGGTATAACTTCCATGCGAG TAAACGCCAATACGAATATCGATTACAGCAATGGGGCTTCGAGAAGAACATGCCTGGGTGGTATTACCCCATCGTCGCGACTAAGCTCGGTAAACGAAAGTTGGCAGGGGAGGAGAGTAACGTGTACTGGAGGGACGAGCTGGTGCCTGCCGCAAAGATCCGAAAGGAGTCATCTCGCCATGGCTACATGACAACCTTGGAAAGGGTTTACAAGGCTCAAG AAAATGCTAATGCAGGACAATCGCCAAAGACACCGCCTGGTGTCCAGATCTGCACCGCTCCTCCCTACTTTTCGTATCGGAAAGTGCTCCAGGATCTACCTATCCTTCAATTGCTGCGATCTATGAACTTCAATTTTA ACAGCCCCCTCCCGTTTGAGTCAAGCGTTTCTACACTCAGCCCCATCCTATGTGGGCGCATCATTAATGCGGCCAGTGCACTTATACCAATCTCAGCGTTTAATCAAGAACTGCCCGGCTCAAGCATTACTGTCGATAACATACAGCAAAATACATCCATTCAAATCCTCAAGGCAGTAGCGTATGCAACTTCAAATAATTTCCCGACCAATTGTAATCGGACTGAAATCTATAAATTGTTTAAGGGTCTGGGTACGATCAGCCCAAAAGTTTTCCAATTGCTTCAGGCTTCATCAAATCAAGCACTTCTCCAGGGTCTATTTCGGCTATccattgaagaagaggatgtgTTCTTAGCGAGTACTCTTCTCAATGCAGGAGCAGATCCGAACGAGAATGTCTGCATGCACGAAGAATGTCCGATCCCTCTTAGACCTTTGCAGTACTCGTGTCTTGTCGGCAACTTCGAATTAGTCAAAGAGCTACTGCGAGTGACAGCACTGATTGATCGCTCGGAGTGTGGTTGGTCTTGCAGTCCGGTACTTTTCGCAATAAACGGTTGTTTCAAAGGGCTCTGGGAAAGTCCCTTAACAGAGGAGGCTGCTGGTCAATCTGTAGGTACCAGCACCACTGACTCTACGGATAGCGgcaacgacgacaacgacgacaacgacgatGTTGTTACTGCCTCCACACCCAacgatggaggaggagaaacTCAAGTGCGGGCCTTGATAATGCTGATTCGTGAACTTCTGAACGCTGGTGCGGATATCAACGCAATTGCGGCGGACCTGGACGATGCAGAGTATTCATTGAAAGAATGGCGCGACGAAGCAGAACTTGACTGGTCGATGCATCCTTTGATATATGAGAAGCATTCAGCACTAACCTTGGGATCGTCTTTCAGATGTCCAGAGCTAGTCGACTTCCTCATCAGCAATGGCGCCGACGTCGGCTTCCATATTAAAGGTAATCGCTCAGCACTTCGAGAATGCCTCTGTAACTTATCAGAGTATCATTTGATCTGGGAGAACATCTCGCTCCTGCTGGAGGATCGTTTAGAAGATCCGGACCATCCGGGCGACCTTCCCGGGGTCGTTGAGACAGCCAAGAGTCTCATTATGGCTCAAGTGGATGTCAATGATCACGAGCCTTGCGATCTTGGTGCCGAATGTGACGAGCATGATTATCTTGAATGCTACTCAGCATTTGATCTTGGTATGCTCACTCAAGATGAGGACCTGATTGACGCCCTGTGGACTGCAGGTGCTAAACCAACGAGCCACTCCTTGgacattgccatcaaagCAGGAGATTTTGATCTATTCCGTCAACTTTTGGACTCAGAGGCCCTGTTTCCAGAATGGGCAATCACGAGTAAAGAATGGGAGGACACTGAGTTTCGGAGAACGGAATCTCGAAACGCAACGGAGGtgcagaaaagaagagcaatgaTCCTAGTTGCTATACGACTGGGAGAGTGTGGAAGTCTCGAGCGTCTTATCCAATCGCATGATTGCTCAAATATTGTCAAAGACTGCACGGCCTTGCAAGAAGCAATTGGAGTGTGCTGCCAGAGAGGCTACCATGACACGCTTGTGTGCTTGCTCCAAAGCAACATCTTGCCTCGAGTTTCTGCCGGAACCATCTTCGGCTCATCAATTGCACTTGCACTTAGTCGAGGCGATCTAGGGATGGTGGACGTGCTTCTAGCAGCTGGTGCCGACGTAAACAAACCGATtcaagacgaggacgatAGACgcacagcacttgagatcGGCAttaaaaacaaaaccacAAAATATGTCCAAAAGTTGCTTGACCATGgagcaaacattgaaagccCAACTGAAGGGAATCTTCTCGTCAAAGCAATTGATTGTGGAGATCACGATATGACCCAGCTTCTTATGGCGTATGCAACTCCGGACGGCGTGGGAACTTGCAGATACTGGTTCGCACATGCAGAGAGCTGTGGTTGGTATTGTCCGTTGGCAGCTGCTATTTGCAACAAACAATGGCCGCTTGTTGACCAACTACTGCAATACGGACCATCGCTGAACCCAAAATGCAGGTCCTCCCGCGTACGGAAGCCATGCATGACACCACTCTGGGCTTCTGTATATCGGAAAAATATGGCTATTACTCAGTTGCTTCTCCAGAGAGGAGCTGAGGTGAACGATGAGCTTGCTCTAATCGCTGCTTCGGAGGACAAAGATTCGATGTTTCTAAGGCTTCTTGTGGAGAAATTGTCAGCCGATAAGAATAGTGAAAAAAGTAATACCTTGCATGTGGCTCTCCATATGGCTATGAGTCATGGCCACTTGAACAATTTCCATCTTATCTTACACAGCGGGATGGTTGACGTACACGCTCTCTCAAACGGCAAGACACTCCTGCATTTTGCAATTCACTTTGCTACTGTTCACGGTCATCAATTCCTGCGGCGACTCCTTGAAGCTGGGGTGAGCCCCGACTCTATCACACACGACGACCAGCTTGGTCCGCTCACAGCTCTCTTAGTAGCAATCGATAAGGGAGACTCCCAATGTGTGAGGATCATCCTGGAGACGCAAGCGAGGACAAATAGAGAATGGCCACCCGAAATGGCTTGCTCGCCGCTGCAGCTGGCAAGTTTTAAAGGAGACTTAGAAAAAGTACGAATACTTCTGTGTCATGGCCAGGATCCAGATATTGTATCTTCTTGCACATGGCCCTATAAGTGGTACTCGAACAGTCTGAAAACACATCACAGGATTGGAACCTGTGTGCAGAACGCGACAATGGAGAAGGACTGCGAAATTCTCAAACTGCTTCtacgacatggagccaacCCTAATTTAACGACGACACACTGTCCGCACACAGCCTTGCAGATTGCATGCCGGGATGGCTCTCTGGAGCTAGTTGAACTACTTCTTGAATACGGCGCGAAGGTTAACTTGGCTCCAGCAAAGGAGTTTGGTGCTACGGCTCTACAGTTTGCTGCTATTGGCGGCTTTTTAGGCATAGCGCATCTTCTCCTGGAAAAGGGAGCTGAGGTCAATGCAGCACCAGCGGAAGTCAAAGGACGCACGGCGTTGGAAGGTGCAGCAGAGCATGGTAGGATCGATATGGTGCAGCTGCTAGTGAACGCTGGGGCAGATATATCTGAATTAGGGCAAGGCCAATATGAGCGTGCCTTGCACAGGGCGTCGATGAATGGTCATACTGCCACTGGAAGATTGCTTAGGTCTTTCTTATCGTAG